In Amycolatopsis coloradensis, one genomic interval encodes:
- a CDS encoding TM0106 family RecB-like putative nuclease, with product MYTPSDLADLLECEHRSLLNQALAAGLPGTPRPGSGPDQLAVTHGRAHEAATLDKLRGERSAVVEIDERDPVVAAKATEEALRAGAPVIYQAVFHDGEFSGRADFLMRDEEGRYEVYDTKLARHAKPAAVVQLTAYADALRRAGWPAGPRMHLLLGDHSTRSFRVDDFLPLVNRLRARLRNRPPTLPVPLWADERPACGGCSYAAHCASAREADRDLSLVAGMRGDQRRKLVAAGLGTIDALAAAAPEDRPRDISTTSFTTLRAQAAIQVRQDATGQIAYEVIDPDALAELPPPAPGDVFFDMEGDPYALAGEGLEYLFGAVTAEEGTKFTPFWAHNRSQEKRAFEEFVDFATARLAEHPGSHVYHYAPYEVTAIKRLAAVHGTREDAVDHLLRSGGLVDLYSVVRKALRVSQRSYSIKYLEPLYMPEARDGDVKTAVSSIEAYEEYLTLTASGETEHAEEVLRGISDYNEYDCVSTLRLFEFLHKVRVKEEIALAEPPEESDMDALLRQSEEDVAAQKRAERAAQLAALVDPLLDGLPDDPAEFTGEDRARALLAASVGYHRRETNPAWWEYFRQLAAPLGDLETDNACTVPVSLEAGEWVPPSGRVRKAKRSLVLRCDPDRPHPFAPGDDVRLRYGAAARDAKVVSATAVELTLEESCPPDETTADRPVAVLPGSPVRPSPKDDAVADLARLVVDTLPVLPAHPGVDLLRRTTPRLRDDRGLPEPGPDLVTTVIEAVEALDGSTLAVQGPPGAGKTYLAGRLIAKLVRAGKTIAVTSTSHKAVENVLSAALKNAPDLPCAKRAKRTPDPAAPWEQPKTNPALVKWREEHDTGHLVGGTAWTFANAAIREEPFDLLIIDEAGQFALADALAVSMCAKNLLLLGDPQQLPQVVQGTHPAGAEASALGHLIGEADIIPAELGYFLDETRRMHPAVCAPVSRLSYAGRLHSHPSAAERSIDGVEAGLYLAEVDHHGNTTRSIEEAEAVTSLVAELHGRAWTDHGEPRPLGDADILVVAPYNLQARVVARALDQAGHPGVRVGTVDRFQGQEAPVVITTMTSSSAVDLPRGLDFLLSRNRLNVALSRAQALAIVVCSPRLVEADIRTVDQMRLVSGMLGLMTEAVPWHAGRSGR from the coding sequence ATGTACACCCCGTCCGATCTCGCCGACCTGCTCGAATGCGAGCACCGCAGCCTCCTGAACCAGGCGCTGGCCGCCGGCCTCCCGGGAACGCCGCGGCCGGGCTCCGGGCCGGATCAGCTGGCGGTCACGCACGGGCGCGCGCACGAGGCCGCGACGCTGGACAAGCTGCGAGGCGAACGGAGCGCCGTCGTCGAGATCGACGAACGCGACCCGGTCGTCGCCGCGAAGGCCACCGAAGAGGCGCTACGGGCCGGCGCGCCGGTGATCTACCAGGCGGTCTTCCACGACGGCGAGTTCTCTGGCCGCGCCGACTTCCTGATGCGGGACGAGGAAGGCCGTTACGAGGTCTACGACACGAAGCTGGCCAGGCACGCGAAGCCCGCCGCGGTCGTCCAGCTGACCGCGTACGCCGACGCGCTGCGCCGGGCGGGCTGGCCCGCCGGTCCGCGGATGCATCTGCTGCTGGGCGATCACAGCACGCGTTCGTTCCGCGTCGACGACTTCCTCCCGCTGGTAAACCGGCTCCGCGCCCGGCTGCGAAACCGGCCGCCGACCCTGCCGGTCCCGCTGTGGGCCGACGAGCGGCCCGCGTGCGGCGGCTGCTCCTACGCCGCGCACTGCGCGAGCGCCCGCGAAGCCGATCGCGATCTTTCTCTGGTCGCGGGGATGCGCGGCGATCAGCGGCGCAAACTCGTCGCCGCGGGTCTCGGCACCATCGACGCGCTCGCGGCCGCCGCACCGGAAGACCGGCCGCGCGACATCTCGACCACGTCGTTCACCACGCTGCGCGCCCAGGCCGCGATCCAGGTCCGGCAGGACGCCACCGGGCAGATCGCCTACGAGGTCATCGATCCGGACGCGCTGGCCGAACTCCCGCCACCCGCGCCCGGCGACGTGTTCTTCGACATGGAAGGCGACCCGTACGCCTTGGCGGGCGAAGGGCTCGAATACCTCTTCGGCGCCGTTACCGCCGAGGAGGGCACGAAGTTCACGCCGTTCTGGGCGCACAACCGGTCGCAGGAGAAACGGGCCTTCGAGGAGTTCGTCGACTTCGCCACCGCGAGGCTCGCGGAGCATCCCGGTTCGCACGTCTACCACTACGCCCCGTACGAGGTCACCGCGATCAAGCGGCTCGCCGCCGTGCACGGGACCCGCGAGGACGCCGTCGACCACCTGCTGCGCAGCGGTGGTCTGGTGGACCTGTATTCCGTGGTGCGCAAGGCACTCCGGGTCTCGCAGCGGTCGTACTCCATCAAGTACCTCGAACCGCTCTACATGCCCGAAGCCCGCGACGGCGACGTCAAGACCGCGGTTTCGAGCATCGAGGCCTACGAGGAATACCTGACGCTCACCGCCTCCGGCGAGACCGAACACGCGGAAGAAGTGCTGCGCGGGATCAGCGACTACAACGAATACGACTGCGTCTCCACGCTGCGGCTCTTCGAATTCCTCCACAAAGTCCGTGTGAAGGAAGAGATCGCGCTCGCCGAGCCGCCGGAAGAGTCCGATATGGACGCACTGCTCCGGCAGTCCGAGGAGGACGTCGCCGCCCAGAAACGCGCCGAACGCGCCGCTCAGCTGGCCGCGCTGGTCGATCCGCTGCTGGACGGGCTCCCCGACGATCCGGCCGAGTTCACCGGAGAGGATCGCGCCCGCGCGCTGCTGGCCGCGTCCGTCGGCTACCACCGCCGCGAGACGAATCCGGCGTGGTGGGAGTACTTTCGCCAGCTGGCCGCCCCGCTCGGCGATCTGGAGACCGACAACGCCTGCACCGTCCCGGTCTCGTTGGAGGCCGGGGAATGGGTGCCGCCGTCGGGCCGGGTCCGGAAGGCGAAGCGCTCGCTCGTGCTTCGCTGCGACCCGGACCGGCCGCATCCCTTCGCCCCCGGCGACGACGTCCGCCTGCGGTACGGAGCGGCCGCGAGGGACGCCAAGGTCGTCTCGGCCACCGCCGTCGAGCTGACCCTGGAAGAGAGCTGCCCGCCCGACGAGACCACCGCCGACCGGCCGGTCGCGGTGCTGCCCGGGAGCCCGGTCCGCCCCTCCCCCAAGGACGACGCGGTCGCGGATCTCGCCCGCCTCGTCGTCGACACGCTGCCGGTGCTGCCCGCCCATCCCGGCGTCGATCTCCTCCGGCGTACGACGCCGCGGCTGCGCGACGACCGGGGCTTGCCCGAACCCGGGCCGGACCTGGTGACCACGGTGATCGAGGCCGTCGAGGCGCTCGACGGCTCCACGCTCGCCGTCCAGGGCCCGCCCGGCGCGGGTAAGACGTACCTCGCGGGCAGGCTGATCGCGAAACTCGTGCGCGCGGGCAAGACGATCGCCGTCACGTCGACCAGTCACAAGGCCGTGGAGAACGTGCTGTCGGCCGCGCTCAAGAACGCGCCGGATCTGCCGTGCGCCAAACGCGCCAAGCGGACCCCGGATCCAGCCGCGCCGTGGGAGCAGCCGAAGACCAATCCCGCGCTGGTGAAATGGCGCGAGGAGCACGACACCGGCCATCTGGTCGGCGGGACGGCCTGGACGTTCGCGAACGCCGCGATCCGGGAAGAGCCGTTCGACCTGCTGATCATCGACGAGGCGGGCCAGTTCGCCCTCGCCGACGCGCTCGCGGTGTCGATGTGCGCCAAGAATCTCCTGCTGCTGGGCGATCCGCAGCAGTTGCCGCAGGTCGTGCAGGGTACGCATCCCGCGGGCGCCGAAGCGTCCGCGCTCGGACACCTGATCGGCGAGGCGGACATCATCCCGGCCGAGCTCGGGTACTTCCTCGACGAAACCCGCCGGATGCATCCGGCCGTCTGCGCGCCGGTGTCGCGGCTGTCCTACGCGGGCCGCCTGCACTCGCATCCCTCGGCGGCCGAGCGGTCGATCGACGGCGTCGAAGCGGGCCTGTACCTCGCCGAGGTCGACCACCACGGCAACACGACACGGTCGATCGAGGAGGCCGAGGCGGTCACCTCCCTCGTCGCCGAACTCCACGGCCGCGCCTGGACCGATCACGGCGAGCCCCGGCCGCTCGGCGACGCAGACATCCTGGTGGTGGCGCCGTACAACCTGCAGGCCAGGGTCGTGGCCCGCGCACTGGACCAGGCCGGGCACCCCGGCGTCAGGGTGGGCACCGTGGACCGGTTCCAGGGGCAGGAGGCGCCGGTGGTGATCACCACCATGACCTCGTCGTCGGCCGTCGATCTGCCGCGTGGCCTGGACTTCCTGCTCTCCCGCAACCGGCTCAACGTGGCGCTCTCACGGGCGCAGGCGCTCGCGATCGTGGTCTGCTCGCCGCGGCTGGTCGAAGCCGACATCCGCACGGTCGACCAGATGCGGCTGGTTTCGGGCATGCTCGGGTTGATGACCGAAGCCGTGCCGTGGCACGCAGGACGGAGTGGACGATGA
- a CDS encoding BTAD domain-containing putative transcriptional regulator, which produces MRFGVLGPLVAEDARGEAGLKGPRHRAVLARLLIARGRVVPVERLVDDLWERPPEGAVGAVQTFVGALRRALEPDRAPREPARLLVTVARGYALRADSVDAWEFETAVAAARELLDARRPDAALSQVDTALALWRGPAYAEFAEEGWAVGEVSRLTELRSLAGELRAEALLALGRAAEAIPWLEGLVRAHPLRENGSRLLALALYRAGRQGDALAVLRTAREHLADELGIDPGAGLRELEADILAQAPRLEPSAPKIAERPLVGRDAELAELEEAVTRSRLVLVSGDAGVGKTALAEAFSARLAARGWTTAWGSDPDDEGAPPAYAWTRILTTLADAGYGPAPTAEPGTEDPLAARWRWHRAVAAHLSAAAPLLLVLDDLHWAGEETLALLTSVLAEPVSIIATYRGTDPPARLTDFLARAARHEPTRIYLGGLPETEVVGLVRATTGEEIDPDTAAVLHRRTGGNAFFVRELARLLATEGAAALDAVPPGVRDVVRHRVDALPDDVRGVVRRAAVIGTDVDLDLLETLVGKTALDAAEIAVRRGFLTERAPRRFRFAHALVRDTLYHDLSRSRRAREHGEIAEALEDLRPDDVDALAHHFLLSEEHDDRAARYAQAAAERAENRFASTEAARLWDAALAAFDRFGASDTAKRLELIMGKARASAVAGGLGQSRKHRAEALELAEKLDDPLLTARVIGAFDVPASWTESDDRELASRIAEAVERTLAALPAEHVAERCRLLATLAVEMRNAGGPRAREAAREAEELARRLEDPALLAFALNARFLQSFDRAGLAPERAAIGAELVGLAARHGLVTFEVLGHLVLLQAKSALADFAAADRHAASADELGERYGLPLVGVFTRWYRAMRTAMTGPGGEAAYRAAAAGLAGTAMSGVDNGILALALYCDRIQRGLPPEAWEDDYGAYESWCRPALPIPDSPRDLLFEARTCLHAVVALELGDRTTMESLYAELLPAEGEIAGAGSGMLTLRPVAYYLGELATALGLREAAAEHHRKARDIAVKAGSPHWG; this is translated from the coding sequence ATGCGGTTCGGGGTGCTCGGTCCGCTCGTGGCCGAGGACGCGCGGGGCGAAGCCGGGCTCAAGGGCCCGCGGCACCGCGCGGTGCTGGCCAGGCTGCTGATCGCCCGTGGCCGGGTCGTGCCGGTGGAACGCCTGGTCGACGACCTGTGGGAACGCCCGCCCGAGGGCGCGGTCGGCGCCGTCCAGACGTTCGTCGGTGCCCTGCGCCGCGCCCTCGAGCCGGATCGCGCGCCTCGTGAGCCCGCGCGGCTGCTCGTCACGGTCGCCCGCGGCTACGCCCTGCGCGCCGATTCCGTCGACGCGTGGGAATTCGAGACCGCCGTCGCAGCGGCCCGTGAACTGCTCGACGCCCGGCGGCCGGACGCGGCACTGTCGCAAGTGGACACCGCCCTCGCGCTCTGGCGCGGCCCCGCGTACGCCGAATTCGCCGAGGAGGGCTGGGCCGTCGGCGAAGTCTCCCGCTTGACCGAACTCCGTTCGCTGGCGGGAGAACTCCGTGCCGAAGCGCTCCTCGCGCTCGGGCGCGCCGCCGAGGCGATCCCGTGGCTGGAAGGGCTGGTGCGTGCGCATCCGCTGAGGGAGAACGGTTCCCGGCTTCTGGCGCTCGCGCTCTATCGCGCCGGGAGGCAGGGTGACGCGCTGGCGGTGTTGCGCACGGCGCGCGAACACCTCGCCGACGAACTCGGCATCGATCCCGGCGCCGGCCTGCGGGAACTGGAGGCCGACATCCTCGCGCAAGCGCCTCGGCTGGAGCCGTCCGCGCCCAAGATCGCCGAGCGGCCATTGGTCGGGCGCGACGCGGAGCTGGCCGAGCTCGAAGAAGCCGTGACGCGGTCTCGGCTGGTGCTCGTCTCCGGCGACGCCGGGGTGGGGAAGACCGCGCTCGCCGAAGCGTTCTCCGCACGTCTCGCCGCGCGAGGCTGGACCACGGCGTGGGGAAGCGATCCCGACGACGAGGGCGCGCCGCCCGCCTACGCCTGGACCCGGATCCTGACCACGCTCGCCGACGCCGGGTACGGCCCGGCGCCGACGGCGGAGCCGGGGACCGAAGACCCACTGGCCGCGCGCTGGCGGTGGCATCGCGCCGTCGCGGCTCATCTGTCCGCTGCCGCGCCGCTCCTGCTCGTCCTCGACGATCTGCACTGGGCGGGCGAAGAGACCTTGGCGCTGCTGACCTCGGTGCTGGCCGAACCGGTGTCGATCATCGCGACCTATCGCGGCACCGACCCGCCCGCCCGGCTGACGGACTTCCTCGCCAGGGCCGCTCGCCACGAGCCGACGCGGATCTATCTCGGCGGCTTGCCCGAGACCGAGGTCGTCGGCCTGGTCCGTGCCACGACCGGAGAAGAGATCGATCCGGACACCGCCGCGGTGCTCCATCGGCGCACCGGTGGGAACGCGTTCTTCGTCCGTGAACTCGCCCGCCTGCTGGCCACCGAAGGCGCGGCCGCCCTGGACGCGGTGCCGCCGGGCGTCCGCGACGTCGTCCGCCACCGGGTGGACGCGCTGCCGGACGACGTCCGCGGCGTGGTGCGGCGGGCGGCGGTGATCGGGACGGACGTCGATCTGGACCTTCTCGAAACCCTGGTGGGGAAGACCGCGCTCGACGCCGCCGAGATCGCGGTCCGGCGCGGATTCCTGACCGAGCGGGCGCCGCGCCGGTTCCGGTTCGCGCACGCGCTCGTGCGGGACACGCTCTACCACGATCTCTCCCGTTCACGGCGCGCCCGCGAACACGGCGAGATCGCCGAAGCGCTGGAAGATCTCCGCCCGGACGACGTCGACGCCCTGGCGCACCACTTCCTCCTGTCGGAGGAGCACGACGACCGTGCCGCGCGGTACGCGCAGGCCGCCGCCGAACGGGCCGAGAACCGTTTCGCGTCAACGGAAGCGGCACGCCTTTGGGACGCCGCACTCGCCGCGTTCGACCGCTTCGGCGCCTCCGACACGGCGAAGCGGCTGGAGCTGATCATGGGCAAGGCCCGCGCTTCGGCCGTCGCCGGCGGGCTCGGCCAGTCGCGGAAGCATCGGGCCGAAGCGTTGGAACTGGCCGAAAAGCTGGACGATCCACTGCTGACCGCACGGGTGATCGGTGCCTTCGACGTCCCCGCCAGCTGGACCGAAAGCGACGACAGGGAACTCGCTTCCCGGATCGCGGAAGCCGTCGAGCGCACCCTCGCCGCCTTGCCCGCCGAACACGTGGCCGAGCGGTGCCGTCTGCTGGCGACCCTCGCCGTCGAGATGCGGAACGCGGGTGGACCGCGGGCACGCGAGGCGGCCCGGGAAGCCGAGGAGCTCGCCCGGCGGCTGGAAGATCCGGCTCTGCTGGCGTTCGCGCTCAACGCCCGGTTCCTGCAGTCCTTCGACCGCGCCGGTCTCGCCCCCGAGCGGGCCGCGATCGGCGCCGAACTGGTCGGCCTCGCCGCGCGGCACGGGCTCGTGACGTTCGAGGTGCTCGGGCACCTCGTGCTCCTGCAGGCGAAAAGCGCGCTCGCGGATTTCGCCGCCGCGGACCGGCACGCCGCGTCGGCGGACGAACTCGGCGAGCGATACGGTCTTCCGCTCGTCGGCGTGTTCACCCGGTGGTATCGCGCGATGCGGACCGCGATGACCGGTCCCGGTGGGGAGGCCGCCTACCGCGCCGCGGCGGCGGGTCTCGCGGGAACGGCCATGTCCGGTGTGGACAACGGGATCCTCGCGCTCGCGCTGTACTGCGACCGGATCCAGCGTGGTTTGCCGCCGGAAGCTTGGGAAGACGACTACGGCGCTTACGAAAGCTGGTGCCGCCCGGCGCTCCCGATCCCGGATTCGCCAAGAGACCTGCTGTTCGAGGCACGCACCTGTCTGCACGCCGTCGTCGCGCTCGAACTCGGTGACCGGACGACGATGGAAAGCCTGTACGCCGAACTCCTGCCCGCCGAAGGGGAGATCGCCGGCGCCGGGAGCGGGATGCTCACCCTCCGCCCGGTCGCGTACTACCTCGGCGAGCTGGCCACCGCCCTCGGCCTGCGAGAAGCGGCCGCCGAGCACCATCGGAAGGCGCGGGACATCGCGGTGAAGGCCGGTTCACCGCACTGGGGTTAG
- a CDS encoding alpha/beta hydrolase, translating into MRITGFDYQRVPVADGVAVNVAVAGTGSPIVLLHGFPETHLMWRHVAADLAADHTVLCLDLRGYGESDKPADTGETYSKRSMADDVVAVAKAFGHDRFALAGHDRGALVALRAGLDHPDKVSHLAILDVLPTLDMWDVLHGTTAAVGFHLYLMAQPPGLPEQLIGAAPDAFFGHFLDAWTQRGDAIPADVRAAYLEASRNAVTSIVADYRASAGIDVEHDQADRAAGNRLTMPLTVLQQDWGAALGYDAVALWQAWATDLDHRTVTSGHFMAEESPAEVVKALRDLLTR; encoded by the coding sequence ATGCGCATCACCGGATTCGACTACCAGCGTGTGCCCGTCGCGGACGGCGTAGCGGTCAACGTCGCCGTCGCCGGGACGGGCAGCCCGATCGTGCTGTTGCACGGTTTCCCCGAGACCCATCTCATGTGGCGGCACGTCGCGGCCGATCTGGCGGCCGACCACACCGTCCTCTGCCTTGACCTGCGAGGATACGGCGAAAGCGACAAGCCCGCCGACACCGGCGAGACTTACTCGAAGCGGTCGATGGCGGACGATGTCGTCGCCGTCGCGAAGGCCTTCGGTCACGACCGATTCGCCCTCGCCGGGCACGATCGGGGCGCGCTGGTGGCGCTGCGCGCCGGCCTCGACCACCCGGACAAGGTGAGCCATCTCGCGATCCTCGACGTGCTGCCGACGCTGGACATGTGGGACGTCCTGCACGGCACCACCGCCGCGGTCGGCTTCCACCTCTACCTGATGGCCCAGCCGCCCGGACTGCCCGAACAGCTGATCGGCGCCGCTCCCGACGCGTTCTTCGGTCACTTCCTCGACGCGTGGACCCAGCGCGGCGACGCGATCCCGGCCGACGTCCGGGCCGCGTACCTGGAGGCGTCACGGAACGCGGTGACCTCGATCGTCGCCGACTACCGCGCGTCGGCCGGCATCGACGTCGAGCACGACCAGGCGGACCGCGCGGCGGGCAACCGGCTCACGATGCCGCTCACCGTGCTCCAGCAGGATTGGGGCGCCGCACTGGGCTACGACGCCGTCGCGCTCTGGCAGGCGTGGGCGACCGACTTGGACCACCGGACGGTCACGTCGGGGCACTTCATGGCCGAGGAATCACCGGCGGAGGTGGTGAAGGCGCTGCGGGACCTGCTCACGCGCTAG
- a CDS encoding sigma-70 family RNA polymerase sigma factor yields MDEVAPSTVPADSRAAATAGRLPNPDSRVVRAAVAGDPDAIQELTRFLCPHVFRYCASRLGSAGTGACDAQDCAQEVLQAVLIALPRYRYRPDRFLAFALGIAGHKVADLHRRRSREPVASVPEIGDGLPLWTRRDPDEIERLEHRLQAGVLLARLPMPHRQVLALRFVFGLSAEETAERLGLPSAGAVRAAQFRALARLRTLLTERNARYANDVPIIEQAAEPELVPV; encoded by the coding sequence TTGGACGAGGTAGCGCCATCGACGGTCCCCGCGGACTCCCGTGCCGCCGCCACGGCGGGGCGACTGCCCAACCCGGACAGCAGAGTGGTCCGGGCGGCCGTGGCCGGTGATCCGGACGCGATCCAGGAGTTGACCCGTTTCCTTTGCCCACACGTGTTCCGCTACTGCGCGAGCAGGCTCGGGAGCGCTGGAACGGGCGCTTGCGACGCACAGGACTGCGCACAGGAGGTACTGCAGGCGGTCCTGATCGCCTTGCCCCGCTACCGGTACCGCCCGGACCGGTTCCTCGCGTTCGCCCTCGGGATCGCCGGGCACAAAGTGGCCGATCTGCACCGGCGCCGTTCCCGCGAACCGGTCGCCTCCGTCCCGGAGATCGGCGACGGGCTGCCACTCTGGACCCGCCGCGACCCGGACGAGATCGAACGCCTGGAACACCGGCTGCAGGCCGGTGTCCTGCTGGCGAGATTGCCGATGCCGCACCGGCAGGTGCTGGCGCTCCGGTTCGTGTTCGGGCTTTCGGCCGAGGAGACGGCCGAACGGCTCGGCCTGCCGAGCGCGGGAGCGGTCCGCGCGGCCCAGTTCCGCGCGCTCGCGCGGCTTCGGACACTGCTCACCGAGCGGAACGCCCGTTACGCGAATGATGTCCCAATCATCGAACAGGCCGCCGAACCGGAGCTCGTCCCGGTATAG
- a CDS encoding MarR family winged helix-turn-helix transcriptional regulator, with protein sequence MTDFVHDYRLLIADVYEVAGLSRRISEREASGLGTTVARWHVLSTVSEEPLAVPAIARRLGQVRQAVQRVADDLTEAGQLRAEPNPAHRRSPLYAITPEGTRLLERLWDASESRRRAVLDDSGVTPDELRQARDTLRRLSTALSS encoded by the coding sequence ATGACCGACTTCGTCCACGACTACCGGCTGCTGATCGCCGACGTCTACGAAGTGGCGGGCCTGAGCCGCCGGATCAGCGAGCGGGAGGCCAGCGGACTGGGCACCACGGTCGCACGCTGGCACGTGCTCAGCACGGTGTCCGAGGAACCGCTCGCCGTCCCCGCCATAGCGCGGCGACTCGGACAGGTCCGCCAAGCCGTGCAACGCGTCGCGGACGACCTCACCGAGGCGGGCCAGCTTCGCGCGGAGCCGAATCCCGCCCATCGCCGCTCGCCCCTGTACGCCATCACGCCCGAGGGCACACGGTTGCTGGAGCGCCTGTGGGACGCGAGTGAATCACGGCGTCGCGCCGTGCTCGACGACAGCGGTGTCACCCCCGATGAGCTGCGGCAAGCCCGCGACACACTCCGCAGGTTGTCAACGGCACTCAGCTCGTGA
- a CDS encoding helix-turn-helix domain-containing protein produces MGTEALATPAPREQRVLMQAMLTRLPEFSDRLAQLLSDEDEFYHQVDSTAPDELRKVCRANLERALTALVEGRGLPLDAARKTGLAQARQGIPLPSVLRAFRIGGIFVYERLLELAGPGFINPARTVEINSNVWKTIDLYSDALTTAYSEVAAELSQEKLALLDGLLQGRFATQAELENAAKELDLPASGTFVAVVTESIEPDEPPGVEALLRARRWKSAWRPGAGVGLVVIDRVEDVRRLRDVLGTLPLAAGMSRPFNGFLEIPDAVHRARIARRSLTTGAAGVAVFGDSPVTTLVASAPEMSRDVLRSVLAGLLVLPKPERQVLLDTLVAWFAGHGSAKEAADRLIVHPNTVRYRLRRVQELTRRDLSDPVDVGELYVALEAVRLADA; encoded by the coding sequence ATGGGCACCGAAGCTCTCGCTACTCCCGCACCCCGGGAGCAGCGTGTGCTCATGCAGGCGATGCTCACCCGGCTGCCCGAATTCAGTGATCGGCTCGCCCAGCTCCTCAGCGACGAGGACGAGTTCTATCACCAGGTGGACAGCACCGCGCCGGACGAGTTGCGCAAGGTCTGCCGCGCGAATCTCGAACGGGCGCTGACCGCGCTCGTCGAGGGGCGGGGACTCCCGCTCGACGCGGCCCGCAAGACCGGGCTGGCCCAGGCCAGGCAGGGTATCCCGCTGCCGTCCGTACTCCGCGCGTTCCGGATCGGCGGGATCTTCGTCTACGAGCGTCTGCTGGAGCTGGCCGGCCCCGGCTTCATCAACCCCGCCCGCACGGTGGAGATCAACTCCAACGTGTGGAAGACCATCGACCTCTACTCCGACGCGCTGACCACCGCGTACAGCGAGGTCGCCGCCGAACTCTCCCAGGAGAAGCTCGCCCTGCTGGACGGCCTGCTGCAGGGCCGGTTCGCCACCCAGGCCGAGCTCGAGAACGCCGCCAAGGAACTCGACCTCCCGGCGTCGGGCACCTTCGTCGCCGTCGTGACCGAATCCATCGAACCGGACGAGCCGCCCGGCGTCGAAGCCCTGCTGCGAGCCCGGCGCTGGAAGTCGGCCTGGCGGCCCGGCGCCGGGGTCGGCCTGGTCGTGATCGACCGCGTCGAGGACGTCCGGCGGCTGCGCGACGTACTGGGCACCCTGCCGCTGGCGGCGGGGATGAGCAGACCTTTCAACGGATTCCTCGAGATACCGGACGCGGTACACCGCGCCCGGATCGCCCGCCGCTCACTGACCACCGGTGCCGCCGGCGTCGCCGTCTTCGGCGACTCCCCGGTCACCACGCTGGTCGCGAGCGCGCCGGAGATGTCGCGGGACGTCCTGCGCTCGGTGCTGGCCGGGCTCCTGGTGCTGCCCAAGCCGGAACGGCAGGTCCTGCTCGACACGCTGGTCGCGTGGTTCGCCGGGCACGGCTCGGCCAAGGAGGCCGCGGACCGGCTGATCGTCCATCCGAACACGGTCCGGTACCGGCTGCGCCGGGTGCAGGAACTGACCCGGCGCGACCTGTCCGACCCGGTCGACGTCGGCGAGCTCTACGTCGCGCTGGAGGCGGTCCGGCTGGCGGACGCCTAG
- a CDS encoding DUF3068 domain-containing protein yields MRRALSLIFLALGVFAVAGAVLLPTYVKPELAKVPLNQESTSVLEGTASKVLAVKTEGGKTVTEIRDDAKLKATARVVANFAPPEMREGTDVAVWLMAVSVVDTSDQTVVSASKRQVCFDRRTAEGYLPPGGDQEAKCSANSSFVTKLKEKPEKEGEKPEEVQEYKPQPGLNFKFPFGTEQKDYQVYDDNTGRPVQARFKGVEDIKGVEVYKFVQEIPDTKISTKKVPGSLIGAAGDSVEAGQFYQGTITSWIEPVTGIQVKQEQRSHQELRSAANPTPTVVFDGKLAFTDATVDAMVKQVDENKGKLDFIGSTGPIVLGIGGAAFLALGVFLLVKRRPAPSRH; encoded by the coding sequence TTGCGTCGAGCGTTGAGCCTGATCTTCTTGGCACTAGGGGTGTTCGCCGTCGCCGGCGCGGTGTTGCTGCCGACCTACGTGAAGCCCGAGCTCGCCAAGGTGCCGCTGAACCAGGAATCGACGTCGGTCCTCGAAGGCACCGCGTCCAAGGTGCTCGCGGTGAAGACCGAAGGCGGCAAGACCGTCACGGAGATCCGTGACGACGCCAAGCTGAAGGCGACCGCCCGCGTGGTGGCGAACTTCGCGCCGCCGGAGATGCGGGAGGGCACGGACGTCGCCGTGTGGCTGATGGCCGTCTCGGTCGTCGACACCAGCGACCAGACCGTGGTCAGCGCGAGCAAACGCCAGGTCTGCTTCGACCGCCGCACCGCGGAGGGGTACCTCCCGCCGGGCGGTGACCAGGAGGCGAAGTGCTCGGCCAACAGCAGCTTCGTCACCAAACTCAAGGAGAAGCCCGAAAAAGAGGGCGAGAAGCCCGAGGAGGTCCAGGAGTACAAGCCGCAGCCCGGCCTGAACTTCAAGTTCCCCTTCGGCACCGAACAGAAGGATTACCAGGTCTACGACGACAACACCGGCCGCCCCGTCCAGGCCCGCTTCAAGGGTGTCGAGGACATCAAGGGCGTCGAGGTCTACAAGTTCGTCCAGGAGATCCCCGACACGAAGATCTCGACCAAGAAGGTGCCGGGCTCGCTCATCGGCGCCGCCGGCGACTCCGTCGAGGCGGGCCAGTTCTACCAGGGCACCATCACGAGCTGGATCGAGCCGGTGACGGGGATCCAGGTCAAGCAGGAACAGCGGTCGCACCAGGAACTGCGGTCGGCCGCGAATCCCACGCCCACGGTGGTCTTCGACGGCAAGCTTGCCTTCACCGACGCGACGGTCGACGCGATGGTCAAGCAGGTGGACGAGAACAAGGGCAAGCTGGACTTCATCGGGAGCACCGGGCCGATCGTGCTCGGGATCGGCGGCGCGGCCTTCCTCGCGCTTGGGGTCTTCCTGCTGGTGAAGCGCCGCCCCGCACCCTCACGTCACTGA